In a single window of the Elaeis guineensis isolate ETL-2024a chromosome 8, EG11, whole genome shotgun sequence genome:
- the LOC105034288 gene encoding uncharacterized protein isoform X2, which translates to MRAPSILAQCWSGLLLHDREGHGAHLISERDILLPSPAVEILPSKHAHPYKYAGENVDLQGLNVFKGRVSVPDILGLSSSETLSSKTEGSLKSWESSIDLVNILKHEIRDGQLSFRGKRILELGCGYGLPGTFACLKGASTVHFQDPSAETIRCKTIPNVLANLEQAKDRQSRQPESPLTPSRQQLAHDVHFYAGDWEELHTVLSVVQGDGFELAPGMGLGFSEDDFMEGCSSQDGSIIGHETSSRRSRKLSGSRAWERANETDPGDGGYDIILITDIPYSASSLRKLYALIKRCLRPPYGVLYLAAKKNYIGSSGGARQLKALVDEEGDFGIHVVAEPSEREIWKFFFK; encoded by the exons ATGCGGGCACCATCAATCCTAGCACAGTGCTGGTCAGGGTTGTTACTACATGATAGGGAAGGCCATGGTGCTCATCTAATTTCTGAAAGAGACATACTTCTTCCTTCTCCGGCAGTTGAGATTCTTCCTTCAAAG CATGCTCACCCCTACAAGTATGCTGGAGAGAATGTTGATTTGCAAGGCCTCAATGTCTTCAAG GGCAGAGTTAGTGTGCCTGATATTTTAGGACTCTCTAGTTCTGAGACATTATCTTCAAAAACTGAAG GGTCTCTGAAATCCTGGGAGAGTTCGATTGATCTTGTAAATATTCTCAAGCATGAGATTCGTGATGGGCAATTAAGCTTTAGAGGCAAACGTATTCTAGAG CTTGGTTGTGGTTATGGGCTTCCTGGGACTTTTGCTTGCCTGAAG GGTGCTTCCACAGTGCATTTTCAAGATCCTAGTGCTGAAACCATAAGATGCAAAACCATACCCAATGTCCTTGCAAATCTTGAGCAGGCAAAGGATAGGCAGAGCCGCCAACCAGAAAGCCCCCTTACTCCATCTCGGCAACAGTTGGCTCATGATGTTCATTTCTATGCTGGGGATTGGGAAGAGCTCCACACAGTCCTATCAGTGGTGCAGGGTGATGGGTTTGAGCTGGCACCTGGAATGGGCCTTGGTTTCTCCGAGGATGATTTCATGGAAGGGTGTAGCAGTCAGGATGGGAGCATCATTGGTCATGAAACCTCCTCTAGGAGGTCAAGGAAACTCTCTGGAAGCCGTGCATGGGAGAGGGCAAATGAGACTGACCCTGGTGATGGTGGATATGACATTATATTAATTACTGATATCCCTTACTCGGCAAGCTCTTTGCGGAAGCTATATGCTCTCATAAAAAGG TGCCTGCGGCCACCATATGGAGTGTTGTACTTGGCTGCAAAGAAGAACTATATTGGTTCGAGTGGTGGAGCTCGGCAGCTGAAAGCCCTAGTGGATGAGGAAGGTGATTTTGGTATCCATGTTGTTGCTGAACCTTCAGAAAGAGAAATCTGGAAATTCTTTTTCAAGTAA
- the LOC105034288 gene encoding uncharacterized protein isoform X1, with protein sequence MRAPSILAQCWSGLLLHDREGHGAHLISERDILLPSPAVEILPSKHAHPYKYAGENVDLQGLNVFKLNVFQGRVSVPDILGLSSSETLSSKTEGSLKSWESSIDLVNILKHEIRDGQLSFRGKRILELGCGYGLPGTFACLKGASTVHFQDPSAETIRCKTIPNVLANLEQAKDRQSRQPESPLTPSRQQLAHDVHFYAGDWEELHTVLSVVQGDGFELAPGMGLGFSEDDFMEGCSSQDGSIIGHETSSRRSRKLSGSRAWERANETDPGDGGYDIILITDIPYSASSLRKLYALIKRCLRPPYGVLYLAAKKNYIGSSGGARQLKALVDEEGDFGIHVVAEPSEREIWKFFFK encoded by the exons ATGCGGGCACCATCAATCCTAGCACAGTGCTGGTCAGGGTTGTTACTACATGATAGGGAAGGCCATGGTGCTCATCTAATTTCTGAAAGAGACATACTTCTTCCTTCTCCGGCAGTTGAGATTCTTCCTTCAAAG CATGCTCACCCCTACAAGTATGCTGGAGAGAATGTTGATTTGCAAGGCCTCAATGTCTTCAAG TTGAATGTGTTTCAGGGCAGAGTTAGTGTGCCTGATATTTTAGGACTCTCTAGTTCTGAGACATTATCTTCAAAAACTGAAG GGTCTCTGAAATCCTGGGAGAGTTCGATTGATCTTGTAAATATTCTCAAGCATGAGATTCGTGATGGGCAATTAAGCTTTAGAGGCAAACGTATTCTAGAG CTTGGTTGTGGTTATGGGCTTCCTGGGACTTTTGCTTGCCTGAAG GGTGCTTCCACAGTGCATTTTCAAGATCCTAGTGCTGAAACCATAAGATGCAAAACCATACCCAATGTCCTTGCAAATCTTGAGCAGGCAAAGGATAGGCAGAGCCGCCAACCAGAAAGCCCCCTTACTCCATCTCGGCAACAGTTGGCTCATGATGTTCATTTCTATGCTGGGGATTGGGAAGAGCTCCACACAGTCCTATCAGTGGTGCAGGGTGATGGGTTTGAGCTGGCACCTGGAATGGGCCTTGGTTTCTCCGAGGATGATTTCATGGAAGGGTGTAGCAGTCAGGATGGGAGCATCATTGGTCATGAAACCTCCTCTAGGAGGTCAAGGAAACTCTCTGGAAGCCGTGCATGGGAGAGGGCAAATGAGACTGACCCTGGTGATGGTGGATATGACATTATATTAATTACTGATATCCCTTACTCGGCAAGCTCTTTGCGGAAGCTATATGCTCTCATAAAAAGG TGCCTGCGGCCACCATATGGAGTGTTGTACTTGGCTGCAAAGAAGAACTATATTGGTTCGAGTGGTGGAGCTCGGCAGCTGAAAGCCCTAGTGGATGAGGAAGGTGATTTTGGTATCCATGTTGTTGCTGAACCTTCAGAAAGAGAAATCTGGAAATTCTTTTTCAAGTAA